The genome window CCCTCACCCGGCCCTGCGGGCCACCCTCTCCCGGCGGGAGAGGGGACGTGGGTCACTCGGTCGCCTGGAAGGAAGGCTTGCTTCACGCACCCAGGTTCGATTCCAGGTCGGCCAGGATGTCGACGACGTTGTCGAAGCCGGGGAGGAGGGCGTTGCGGGCGTCGTCCTTGAGCCAGCCGAGGACCTTCTTCTCGGCCGACATGACGGTCGAGTGGTTGCGGCCTCCGAAGTAGCGGCCGATCTCGCTGTAGCTGGCCCCGGCGTGCTTGCGGGCCAGGTACATCGCCAGCATCCGGGGGTAGGCCAGGGTCCGGACGCGGCTTTCCGACTTCAGGCCGTCGCCGTCGATCTGGAAGAAGACGCAGACGGCCTTCTCCACGTCGCGGAGGGCGATCGAACGGATCGTGCAGCGGATCGTCTCACCGAGTGCGGCGCGGGCGGTCGCCAGGCTCAGGGGGCGGCCGGCCAGCGAGGCGTGGGCGACCACGCTCTGGAACGCCCCCTCCAGCTCGCGGACGCTCGACTTGATGTTCTCGGCCAGGTAGTCGACGACCGCCGCCGGGGCCTCGATCCCCTTCGCGGCCGCCTTCGCCCGGACGATCGCCCGCCGCGACTCCAGGTCGGGGGCCTCGATCTTGACGACCATCCCGCCGAGGAACCGCGTGGCCAGCTCGTCGGTGAGCTTGGCGATCTTCCGCGGGTGCTGGTCGGACGCCAGCACGATCGCCGCGCCCCGGTCGGCCAGGGCGTTGAACGTGTGGAGGAACTCCTCCTGCGTCGCCCGCTTTGAGGCCAGGAAGTGGACGTCGTCCACGACCAGCACGTTGGCGTTGCGGAACCGGTTGCGGAAGCTCGTCAGCGAGGCCGTCCGCATCGCTTCCAAAAAGCCGTTGGTGAAGGCCTCGGCCGTGACCAGCACCACGTTTAGCCCGGGGTGGGACTGCCGCAACCCCTGGGCGATCCCCTCCAGCATGTGGGTCTTACCCAGGCCGACCCCAGCGTGGATGAACAGCGGGTTGAACGACTTCCCGGCCGAGCGGACCATCTCACGGGCGGCCGCCGCGGCGAGTTGCGCCCCGCCCCCCGCCACGAAATCGTCGAGCTTCCGCAAGGGCCGCGCCGGCGAGGTCGGCGAGACGAACCGGGGAGGGGCGGGCTGGTCGATCGTCGGCCTTTCGGCGGGGGCCGCGGGGCGGGTCACGCCGGGGATCGGAACCGTCACCACGGGGCGACGGTCGGCGGGAGCCGCAGGCTCGACCACCTCGCCGCCGGTCCGGGGATCGGCCTCGTCCTGCACGGCGAACGAGACGGGCAGGGCCCGGCCGATCACCTGCTTCACCGCGTCGGCCACGTTGGCCGCGAAGCCCGACTTGATCCGATCGCGGAAGTAGGCGTTGGGCGTGGTGACCTGCACCGAGGCCCCGTCGCCGGCGACGTTCATCCGGACGCCTTCGCCGAACCAGAGCCCGAACCGCGACTCGCCGATCCGCTCCGCCACCGCGTCCCGAAGCGCCGATTCCAACGCGTCCGCAACCTCCGCCCGGGGCGCCGTCGCCTGCTTGTCGATTCCCTTCGCCCCGATCATGATCACACCCCTTCGCCGCGAGTCGCCCCGTCGTCTTTCTCTCTCCGTCAGCGGTCGCCCAGGTGAATCCGATCCCGCAACTGGATCAGTTTCCCTCGTCGGCCACGAAGATATGCCCCCTGCGCAGGACCCTGTCAAAGACGGGGACCGGGCGATTCAGGCAAGACGCGCCCCGATGCGCCAGCCGTGCCGGATGCGCCAGGGTAAGCCTTGCCGAAGGCGGAAAAGAGGAGGGGAGAACGGCGTTAAGGTGGGAGAAATCGAGCGCGTTCGCGGGATGCGCCGGTCGGCGCGAGGGGCGTTTGCCTCGTCCTGGGTTTGCCCTGGAGTCGCGGGCGGCCTTCGGCCGAAGGCGCGGTCCCGCCGTTACATCTCTGGGGCGGAGGCTCGTGGCCTGGTGAACCCAGAGGGTTTGAGGATAAAATGAGGTCCTGGAACAGTCGGGGGACCCCCACGAGGTCGCACCATGTCGGACCGGGCGGTCGAGGACGGGTCGGACTCGTGGTCGGCGTCGGCGTCGGGCGACGTCGATCCGGCGCTGGCGCGGCTGTTCTCCGAGCTGATGGAGCGGCTGGACGCGGGCGAGGCGATCGACGTCGAGGCGGTCGTCGCCGAACATCCTCAGTGGGCGGAGGAGATCCGCCGTTTGACGCCCGCCCTGCTGGACCTCTCCGCCCTGCGCGGCGACGCGCCGGCGGCCCGAGAATTCGGCGGCTTTCGGATCGACCGCGAGATCGGCCGCGGCGGCATGGGGATCGTGTACGAGGCCGAGCAGACCGCGCTGGGGCGTCGAGTGGCGCTGAAGGTCTTGCTCTCGGCCGCGGCGATGGACGCCCACGCGCTGCGGCGGTTCCAGCTTGAGGCCCAGGTCGCCGGCCTGCTGCAACATCCCCGGATCGTCCCGGTGTACGACGTGGGAGTGGTGCAGGGGACCCCCTATTACGCCATGCGACTCGTCCGCGGCGGCAGCCTGGCCGACCTCGTCGCCGCCATGCGCGCCATGGCCGACGACCCGCCCGACGAATCGGACCGTCCCGGATTCTGGAGCGGCTGGACGAAATTCGTCTTCCCCCCTGGAGGGGGAAGACAGACCGCGCCGCGGTCAGTTGAGGGGGACGACCGGCGCGGGGTTGAGAACGAGTCGTCTGACGCAGATCCGACGCCGGTCTCCCCCTCATCCGGCCCTACGGGCCACCTTCCCCCTCCAGGGGGGAAGGCCCCTGATGACGTCTTCCCCCCTGGAGGGGGAAGACAGACCGCGCCGCGGTCAGATGAGGGGGACGACCGGCGCGGGGCGAGCAACCGGACGCCTGATCGGAACGCGGGGCCGATCCCCCCTCATCCGTCCGCTTCGCGGCCACCTTCCCCCGCGAGGGGGGAAGGCCGTTATGGTCCGGACTCGCTTCCCACAGCCGATCCGCACGAGGAGGAATCGGACATCGGCGAGTTGGCCGTCGGCCTGCTCTCGGGTCGGTTCGCGCCCGAGCATGAGGAGGACGAGGCTCCCGGCGCGGGGCCGCCGTTGAAGCTGCGGCTGCCGGTGCACGGTTCGTTGGGGTCGCGGTCGTACATTCGGACGGTGGCGAGGCTGGGGGTGCAGGTTGCGGAGGCCCTGGGGTACGCCCACGAGCAGGGGGTGACGCATCGGGACGTGAAGCCGGCGAACCTGCTGCTGGACCGCAAGGGGGACGTCTGGGTCGTCGACTTCGGCATGGCCGACGTCCAGGGCGCCGGCGGCCTGACGGTCAGCGGCGACCTGCCGGGAACCCTCCGCTACATGAGCCCCGAGCAGGCCACCGGCCGCCGGGCGCTCGTCGACCGCCGGACCGACGTTTACGCCCTGGGCGCGACGCTCTATGAGCTGCTCACGCTCCGCCCGGCCGCGACCGGCCAGGACCGGCAGGAGATCCTGCGCCGGGTCGTGGAGGAGGAGCCCACGCCGATCCGCCGTCTGAACCCGGCGGTCCCCGTCGACCTGGCCACGGCCGTCGCCAAGGCGATGGCCAAGAACCCGGCCGACCGCTACGACACAGCCGCCAGGTTCGCCGAGGATCTGCGGCGGTTTCTCGACGGCCGGCCCATCGCCGCCCGTCCCGTGGGCGCCCCGGCGCGGCTCTGGCGGTGGTGCCGTCGCAAGCCGATCCTGGCGGGGCTTTCGGCCGCGCTGGCGGCCTCGCTGATTCTGGGTCTCGCGGGAGCGGCCTGGAGCTGGCGGCGGTCGGTGATCCAGGAGCGTCGGCTGGCGGCCTCGGCGGCGAAGCTCGCGGCGGTCGACGGCTTCCTCATCAGGCAGTTGCTGGAACTGGCCTCGCCGGAGCACAACCCCGACGGCGGCAAGACCTCGATCCGCGAGGCGCTCGACCGCGCCGCGGCCGAGGTCGGCCCGTCGCTGGCGGGGCAGCCGGAGGTCGAGGCGGCCGTCCGACTGGAGATCGGTAAGGCGTACCACGGGATGGGCGACTACGCGGCCAGCGAGCGGCACCTGCGCACCGCGTACGACCTCCTCCGAACCCGTCCTGAAGCCCCGGCCGACGACGCGCTGGCGATCCAGGCCGAGCTGGCCCACACGCTCGACCACCTGACCCGATGGGACGAGGCCGAGCCGCTCCTGGTCGACGCCGTCGCCCGCTCACGGCGAGTGCTGGGGCCCGGCGCCGAGACCTCGCTGCGGGCCTCGAACTACCTCGCCGCCTTCCTCAACGACCGGGGTCGGCTCAACGAGGCCGAGGCCGCTTACCGCCGCACGATCGCGGAGTCCGAAGGCGGTCTCAAAAAGCTGCCGCCGGAGATCGTCCTCTCTGCGCGGGGCAACCTGGCGGACATCCTCCGCCGCCAGAAACGACTCGACGAGGCCGAGGCTTTGCTCCGCCCGACGATCGACGATTCCATCGATATCCTCGGCCGCAAGAATCCGGCGACGCTCTCAGCCCGGAACAACCTGGCCGCCGTGCTGGAGAGTCGGGGTGAGTATCAGGAGGCCGAACGCATCTTCCGCGAGGATCTGGAAATCAACCGCGAGGTCCTCGGCCCCGAGCACGTGGGGACGCTCACCTGCGGCTACAATCTGGCCCACGTCCTGATCAAGCTGGGCCGGCTCGACGAGGCCGAGCCTCTGCTGCGCTCCACCCTGGAAACCCAGCGCCGGGTGATGGGACCCGAACACCCCGCCACCCTCTTCGTCGCCGCGGCCCTGGGCGACCTGCTCCGGACCCGGGGCCGGCTCGACGAGGCCGAGTCTCTCCTGCGTTCCACCCTGGAAGCCCAGCGTCGGATCCTGGGCCCCGACCACGCTGACGTCAAAAGGACCGCCGCGCGACTGGAATCCCTCGCCGGCGACCGCGCCGTCGCCGACCGACGACGCCCGTAAACCACGCCCTGTTGAAACCGCGATCATGTGCGCTAAATTCGGCGATTTGGTCGTATCGTATCGAGTGGAGGGACCGGCGAACCTCCGCTCATCACAATCGGCGAGCATCCCCGAGCAGTCCCCGCGAATATGGCCGAACGAACCCACCCTCCGAACCCGATTCCGACGCCCAAGGTCCGGGCCGTCGCGGACTTCCGTCGCATGGGTTCGTCGTGGGTCGGTGCGAACGAAGCCGGCTCGATTTCAGGAAGGACGACCGGCCTTCTGTCCCCTCTCCCGCCGGGAGAGGGTGGCCCGAAGGGCCGGGTGAGGGTCGTTGGACTTGTAGGCATAGTGTGGATTGAGAGCTTGCGCGACCGGCATGCCTCCCGAAGTCCGACGACCCTCATCCGCCGCTGCGCGGCACCTTCTCCCGGGGGGAGAAGGGACTCTTGGCTCGGCTTCCCGGCACGTCGCACCATCGCGAAATCAACCGAACGAACCCGCCGCAATCCCCCGATTTCCTCGCCCAACACGAACATCCGCAAGACGTTCCGTCCGACGGCTTCGGCCGCGCCCGGGTGCGAACGAAGCCAGCGCCGGCGGGGGGGCGGTCCCTTGATCGGGGCGGTCCGGCGTCGTCCAATGAGCGGATCGTCAGAAAGCTCGGATTCGGACCAGAGGAGGGTGCTGAGATGAGGCGGTCGTTCACGGCGGCGGCGTTCGTGCTCCTGGGGATTTCGGCCTCGGCCTCGGAGCCGCTCTCGCGCGCGGAGCCGGAGGCGATGGGGGTGTCGTCGGCGGCGGTCCGGGACTTCGTCCTGGCGGCCGACAAGATCGACTCGTTCCACAGCGTGATCGTCGTCCGGCACGGCAAGGTCGTGGCCGAGGGCTGGTGGTCCCCCTATGACGCGGAGACCCGCCACGCGCTCTTCTCGCTCTCCAAGAGCTTCACTTCCACGGCCGTCGGCCTGGCCGTCGCCGAGGGGAAACTCTCCATCGACGACCCCGTCCTGAAGTTCTTCCCGGAGGACGCCTCGGAGAACCCCAGCGCCAACCTGAAGGCCATGCGCGTCAGCGACCTGCTGCGGATGTCGACCGGCCACAAGGACGAGCCCAAGCGGGCCGAGGACCAGGTCTGGACCAAGGTCTTCCTTGCCCAGGAGGTTCCGTTCAAGCCGGGGACGCACTTCCTGTACAACACGTCGGGGACGTACATGGCCTCGGCGATCGTCCAGAAGGCCGTCGGGCAGACGGTGCTCGACTACCTCCGCCCCCGCCTTTTCGACCCGCTCGGCATCGACGACCCCGAATGGGGGACGAGCCCTCAAGGCGTCTCGCTGGGGGGCTACGGACTGAGCATCCGGACGGAAGACATCGCCAAATTCGGACAGCTTTACTTGCAGAAAGGTCGATGGAACGGCCGGCAGATCGTGCCGGAAGCCTGGGTGAACGCCGCCACCAAGCTCCAGACCTCCAACGGCAGCAACCCCAAGAGCGACTGGGAGCAGGGCTACGGCTACCAGTTCTGGCGGTGCCGCAACGGCGGCTATCGCGGCGACGGCGCCTTCGGCCAGTACTGCGTCGTCCTGCCTGAGAAGGACGCCGTGGTCGCCATTACGAGCGCCGTGAAGAACATGCAGGAGGTGCTCGACCTCGTCTGGGACAAGCTCCTCCCCGGCCTGATGAACGAGCCCCTGCCGGCCGACGCCCAGGCTCGCGAGGCTCTCGCCCAGACGCTGACCGGCCTGAAAATGAAGACTCCCGAGGGCGCCCCCGCGCCGGGGTCCTCGGTGAAGGTGGTGGGGCGGACGTTCGGTTTCGAGCCCAACGCGCGGAAGCTGGAGGCCCTGCGGGTGGAGCAGGCCGATAACGGCCCGATCACGCTGGTCCTCCGCGTCGACGGCGCCGACCGTCGCATCCCCTGCGGCCGGGGCGAGTGGGTCAAGTCCCGCGCCGCCGTCACCGGCTTCCCCGAACAGCCCGTCGCCGCCTCCGCCGCCTGGACGGCCGAGGACACCCTGACCGCCCAGGTCGTCCTCGTCGAGAGCCCGTTCCGCGTCACCTATCGCATCAAGTTCGACGGCGACAAGGCGACCGTCGACCCGGAAGTGAACGTCGCCTTCGGCGGGGCCCGGCCTGGAGCGCTGACGGGCAAGGCTGAATGAGCGACGTCTTCCCCCCTGGAGGGGGAAGACAGACCGCGAAGCGGTCAGATGAGGGGGACGACCGCCGTCGAAGTTACATCCCGCGAACGCTTTGAACGCCAGGCCGATCGTCCCCCTCATCCGGCCCTTCGGGCCACCTTCCCCCTCCAGGGGGGAAGGCTGAATAACCCAGATCGAGACCCCCACATGACCCCGCCCGCCATCGCTGCAGAGCCCGACCGTCCCACGACCGGTCCGCTGGTCGTGGGGCCCGTGCGCGGCTTCTGGCAGACGCGCGATCCGGGCGGGTGGATTTGGGGGGCCCTGTATACGCCGCTCGCGGCGGCGCTGGCGGTCGACCAGCTCAATCGGCAGGTCGACGACCATCTGGGGATCGGGATGAGCGTCGTCCTGGTCCGGCTGCTCATCACGGCGGCCGCCGTCGGCCCCATGCTCCTGATCCTCGGGTCGTCCTCGTGGGGCGAGGCCCGTTGGCGGATCGACGATCAGGGCGTCTCCTTCGCCCCGCCGAAGGGTGAGCCGACCTTCCTGGCCTGGCCCGACGTGGAGCAGCTCAAGCTGGCCGACGCGATCATCCTCCGCGGCCGAGCCGCCCGCGTGACGTTCTCCTCGACCCTCCCCGAGCCCGATCGTCGCGAGGTCGCCCGGCGCATCCACGAACGTCTGGAGGCCGACTTCGACTGGGAGCCCCGGCCGATTCCTCGACGCACGGTCGGAGGCTTCATCCGGCTGCTCACCACCGAGGCGACCCTGCTGACGGCCTTCGTCGCGACGACCTTCGGCCCCGCCGTCATCCAGCAGGCCGGCGGGCCTCCGATCGCCTGGATCGGACGCATCGCCTTCATCGTCTGGCTGATCCTCCTCGCCGCGTCCTTCGTCACCCGCCACAAGCGCGCCGAGGACCGCCGCTGGATCTCCCGACGCCCCGCCGCTCCCTCCCTGTAACTCATGGACGACTGAGATCCCCGCCGTGTCGACCAGCCCCACCAGCACCGATCCCTCCGACCGTCCCACGACCGGGCCGCTGGTCATCGGGCCGGTGCGCGGCGTGTGGGAGGTCCGCGACATGGATGCTGATCCCTGGACCTGGGTCGCGATCTTCGGGCCGTGGGTGGTCGCCCTGGTCGCGGCGTCCCTTGAAGGCGTGATCGATTCGATGCTGGGCGATCACTTGGGAGGGGGTAAGAGCCTGCCCCTCCTGATGGGGCTTTCGTTCCCGGGCATCATCGTCGTCTTCTTTCGATCATCGGCCTGGGGGAACGCCTGTTGGCGACTCGACGACGCAGGCGTCTCCTACACGCCGCCGAGGAGGAAGCCCACCTCGCTCGCCTGGGACGACGTGGAGCGGGTCAAGCTGCTGGGCTCAATCACCCTGCGGGGGCTGGGCCGTAAGATCCTGTTCCCCGTGACCCTTCCCGAAGCCGACAGGCGCGAGGCCGCGCGGTGGATCCGAGAACGACTGGGGCGCGACTTCGACCTGGAGCCTCGCCCTCGCCCCCGGGCGTCGATCGAGAGTTCCCTCCGATTGATGACGATCGGCCTCGCCGTGGCGGCGGTCGTCTGCGCGACGTCGTTCGGCCCGGTCTTGATTCAGGAATCCGGCGGCCCGCGGATCGCCTGGATCGGGCGAACCGCGTTTGGGTGTTGGATGTTCCTCTTCCTCGCCGGATCGATAACGTTCCTGCGGCATCAAGTGGTGAAGGCGGGTTGGGTTTTGAGGCGTCCCGCCGTCGACGGCTTCAAACGACAGCCCACCGCACTGGAGTAACTTCGTCATGAGCAGGGCATGGACGATGGGCGCGCTGATCGCAACGTACTTCCTCGGGACCTCGGCGAACGGGGCCGAGCCGGGTCGCTATGAGCTGCAGGCGCGGGAGGTGACGGACTACATCCAGAGGACGTTCCTCGATGCGAGGACCGGTCTGTACGTGGCGACCGAGTCGAAGCATCGGCCGGATTTCGCGTGGGGGCAGGGGGTGGCCCTGGCGAATCTCGTGGCGGCGGCGCGGGTTGAGCCGGACGCTTATCGCAAGACGCTCGACGGGTACGTCAAGGCGCTCGACGTCTACTGGGACGCCAAGGCCAAGGTCCCCGGCTATGAGCCCTCGCCCACGCGCGGGAACGGCGACGACAAGTATTATGATGACAATGCGTGGATCGTCCTCTCGCTGCTGGAGGCTTACGAGACCGACCACAACCCCAAGCGGCTGGAACGGGCTGAGGCCACCCTCCGGTTCGCGCTCAGCGGCTGGGACGACGCGATCGGCGGCGGGATCTGGTGGCACGAGGGGCACAAGGACGGCACCAAGAACACCTGCTCCAACGCCCCCACGGCCGTCGGCTGCCTGCGGCTGGCCCGCGTCAAGCCGGACGACGAGGCCGCGAAGCAGATCGACGAGGCCCGCCGGATCGTCGCCTGGACCCGCGACTCGCTCCAGACCGAGGACGGCCTGTACCACGACCGCAAGGTGGTCGCCACCGGCGAAATCAAGCGCGGCAAGCTGACGTACAACGCCGGCCTGATGCTCCGCGCCTTCCTGGGCCTCTATCGAGCCACGGGCGACGAGTCGTACCTGAGAGAAGCCCGGCGGATCTCCGACGCCTCCGACTGGTTCATCTCCGCCCGAAACGGCGTCTACCGCGACGACGTCAAGTTCGCCCACCTTCTGGTCGAGGCCGACCTGGAATTCCACCGGACCACCGGCGACGCCCACGCCCTCGATCGGGCCCGGCGGAACGTCGACGCCTTCTACGCCCACTGGCAGGCCGACCCGCCGGCCGACATGATCTCCAACGCCTCCATCGCCCGCATCCTCTGGCTCTTCTCCGAAACCGAGACCGACGCCGGCCGCGAATTCTGGTCCCACGCCGATAAGCCGCGGTTGTGAGATGCGATCAGATCAAAGCTGCATCCCCCTCGCCCCGGCCGATCTTCCTCGGCCATGACCTCGTTGCGAGCCGTCTCCATCATGTGCGACGACGAATACGACGACGAATACGGAACCTGCGCTCAGACCTATGCGTCGCTCTGTATCTATCCGGGTGAGATCGACCCGACCGAGGTCACGGAACGTCTTGGGGTCGAGCCCTCAAGCTGGCAACGTCAAGGAGAACTCCAGCAACGAGCCGACAGGCGGCCGAGGGCGGCGACCCTCAACGGCTGGTTCCTCACATCGAAGGGATGTATCGACTCGCGGGACTCGCGCCGGCACATCGACTGGATCCTCGACCAGATCGAGCCGAGCGCGGAGGCGCTCCGCTCGCTGCAACGCGAAGGATGCCGGACGGAAGTCTCTTGCTTCTGGATCTCCCAGAGCGGACACGGGGGACCGACGATCCCGCCGAGCCAGATGCGGAGGCTTGCCGACCTCAGCCTGGAGCTGTGGTTCGATTTCTACGGCCCCCACGACGAGGACGACGCTTGAAATCAACCGGCGCGGCGACGGCCCAGAGCGGGGGCGGAGAGCGGGGCGGGCATGGCCAGGGTCGTTGGCTCGGGGGCTTCGATGGCGTAGTCGACGCCGCCCAGTTCGGTGGGGGTCAGGACGGAGGCGCCATCGACGTGACCTGCGCCCGCGCCATGGCTACAATCGCTTTCCGGCGGCGGGTGGCGGCCCACGTCGGGCCGCGTCCGTCCCGTTTCCCTTTCGGAGGCGGTCATGAAGGCGATTCTCTCCCTGGCGATGATCATCGGGGCGTGCGGCCTGGCGGGCGCTTCGGACGACAAGGCGGCCGATCCTGTCGGCAAATGGCAGTGCAGCTATGAGATCGGCGACCAGAAGCGGACCTCCACCCTGACGATCAAGAAGGAAGGGGACGGGTTCGCCGGGACCATGGAATGGGCCGACCAGAAGGACGAGAAGCTCAAGGACGTGAAGTTCAAGGACGGGAAGCTGACGTTCTCCGCCGTGCGGAAGTTCCAGGACAACACGATCCCCATCGACTACACGCTGAAGGTCGAAGGCGACGAGCTCAAGGGGAAGGGCGAGGCGGAATTCCAGGGCGACAAGCGCGAGTTCGAGATCGAGGCCAAGCGGGAGAAGCCCGAGGCGAAGTAAGAGACCGTCCCAAGCGCGCTGGACTGAGCAGACAACGGCCTTCCCCCCTGGAGGGGGAAGGTGGCCCGAAGGGCCCGATGAGGGGGACGACCACCGTCGGACGTGGAGCCGACGGGTCATTCTCAATCCCGAGGCGGTCGTCCCCCTCATCTGACCGCTTGGCGGTCTGTCTTCCCCCTCAAGGGGGGAAGACGTCGAAGCGCCGCCCTTCGACTTACCGACAATCTCAAAGCCCAGGCTCCCCGGCCTCAGACATACGCAATCCACCGCCGGATGAGTTCGGCACGTGCGTCTTCCTGGCTTCCGCGTCCCTGCTAAACTCAATCAGCGCGGATGCTCCTCACGGCTTCCTGAATCGCCTGGCGCAAGGCCGCATCGGGATTGTCGCGCTCCAGCTTGCTCAAGTCTTCGAGGGCCGGTTGAGCCGCGGGGCCGATCCGGCCAAGAAGATAGAGGACCCTCTGGCGGCGATCAGGAGATCCCTGCCTCAACGTCGTCCGAAGGGATGGCACGGCGGCCGCGCCTGAGGGGCCGTATTTCGAGAGCACCACGGTGGCTTGCTGTTGGACGTAGTTCTGCGGCGCGTCTCGCAGCAGCGCCGCGATCGGCTCAAGCAGCGCCTGGGCTTCGGGGGAGTCGGGGTCGATTGTGGCGATCGCATCAGCTGCATCCAGGGCCGAGTTCTGCGGTTCGGCGAGTTCGCGCTGGGCCGCTTTCGCAAGCGCCGGCAGGGCGGGGCGTGCGAGAGGCCCGAGCTTGGCCAGGGCGTTGGGGATGGTTCGACGGAGGATGAAATCGTCCGGGTCCAGGGCGTTCACCAGGGCCGGGATCATCGCCAGCGGCGGAGCGGGCAGGATCCCGAACGACCATCCGATCGCGGAGTGCTCCTCACGGCTGGAAGCGGTCCCGAGCTGCTGGAGGAGCAAGGGGTAAGTCAGGTCGGAATCGGGCCAACCCCGGGCGAGGCTGCCGGCGGCCGCGGCTCGTACCGCGGGCTCCGCGTCGTTCTTCATCACCGAGATGATCGAAGCCGGGCCCTCGCCGGTCGTGGGGGCGATCCGTGCGAACGTCCGGGCCGCCGCACTTCGGACCTCGGGATCGGGATCGTTCAGCAACCGGAGGAGCGGCGCCACGGCTCGGCCGTCCGTCGTTCCGATCGTCACGCTGGTCGGCCGGACGCCGGGGGCGGCCGACGGGAGCGGCACGGTGTCGTGGAGCACCCCCAGAGCCATGACGGCCTCGCGGCGGACCTCGGCCTGCTGGTCGTCGAGGGCCTGGACGAGTCCTCGCGTACCGTGGTCGAGCTCCTCGCCCACCGCTCCATTACGAGCCGTCACGCTGCCTCGAATGGCGGAGCCGAGCGAACGTGCGGCGGCCTGCCGGACCTTCCAGTCCTCGTCCTCAAGAGCCGCGAGCAGGCGAGAAACAACCCGCCCAAGGTCGTCGGCATTGACGGAGGCGAGGTTCTCGACGGCCATCCGCCGACTCGTCGCATCCCCTGCCTGGATCGACCCGATCTGGAGCCCTGTCAGAGCGTGCTCGACGTTTCGGTTCTCAAGCCGGTACAGCCAGGCCGCGAGCACCAACCCCACGACCGCCACCGCGACCATCAGCCGCTTCACCGTGAACCGTATGCGGGGGATCGGCATGTCCTGGGTCCTTCTGATGCGCTTCCGATGACGGACGCCGTTCCTGGACCGTCGGTGCCTGCAGGGGTCGCGCACGTCCCGGATTCGTGTTCGACGGCATCGCGATCGACATGGACTATCCTGACCACACGCTGCCTCACTTTCACGCGATTTACGGAGAAAGCGGCGATCGCGGCAATGGAGACGGCCGAGGTCCTCGACGGGAGATCGCCTGGGCGCGCAGGGCCATCGTGTGCGAGCGAGCCGTGACCGATCGCGACGAGCTGACGAGGAATCGGGAACTGGCTTGCACGGGTCGACCGTGGCCGACGGGTCCCCAGGTCAGTTGACGAAGTCGCCGCGTCCAAATCGTTCGACGAGGTCCAGGACGTCCGCCGGCTTGTAGACGACGCCCGAAGCGCCCGCCTCCCTGGCGATGAAGGGGACCTCCGGCGAAACGTTCGCGGTCACGAGGACGATCGGGACCCGGCCGAATCCGAGGTTCTCCCGCAGTCGCCTGATCAATTCCAGCCCATCCATGCCGGGCATCATCAGGTCGGTCAGCACCAGGTCGAACGTGAAGTGGGCCGCCTCGTGGAGGGCGGCGTCGCCGCAGGTGGCGGCGCG of Paludisphaera rhizosphaerae contains these proteins:
- a CDS encoding response regulator encodes the protein MRVLLVEDMDDLRETTALLLKLAGCEVRAATCGDAALHEAAHFTFDLVLTDLMMPGMDGLELIRRLRENLGFGRVPIVLVTANVSPEVPFIAREAGASGVVYKPADVLDLVERFGRGDFVN
- a CDS encoding DUF2147 domain-containing protein, coding for MKAILSLAMIIGACGLAGASDDKAADPVGKWQCSYEIGDQKRTSTLTIKKEGDGFAGTMEWADQKDEKLKDVKFKDGKLTFSAVRKFQDNTIPIDYTLKVEGDELKGKGEAEFQGDKREFEIEAKREKPEAK
- a CDS encoding DUF4279 domain-containing protein, with the translated sequence MTSLRAVSIMCDDEYDDEYGTCAQTYASLCIYPGEIDPTEVTERLGVEPSSWQRQGELQQRADRRPRAATLNGWFLTSKGCIDSRDSRRHIDWILDQIEPSAEALRSLQREGCRTEVSCFWISQSGHGGPTIPPSQMRRLADLSLELWFDFYGPHDEDDA
- a CDS encoding HEAT repeat domain-containing protein, with product MPIPRIRFTVKRLMVAVAVVGLVLAAWLYRLENRNVEHALTGLQIGSIQAGDATSRRMAVENLASVNADDLGRVVSRLLAALEDEDWKVRQAAARSLGSAIRGSVTARNGAVGEELDHGTRGLVQALDDQQAEVRREAVMALGVLHDTVPLPSAAPGVRPTSVTIGTTDGRAVAPLLRLLNDPDPEVRSAAARTFARIAPTTGEGPASIISVMKNDAEPAVRAAAAGSLARGWPDSDLTYPLLLQQLGTASSREEHSAIGWSFGILPAPPLAMIPALVNALDPDDFILRRTIPNALAKLGPLARPALPALAKAAQRELAEPQNSALDAADAIATIDPDSPEAQALLEPIAALLRDAPQNYVQQQATVVLSKYGPSGAAAVPSLRTTLRQGSPDRRQRVLYLLGRIGPAAQPALEDLSKLERDNPDAALRQAIQEAVRSIRAD